The Desulfatibacillum aliphaticivorans DSM 15576 sequence CAAGATGGATCGGCGAATGGATTTGGACTTAAAGTCGTAATGGGAGACGCGCCGGAGGCTGGCCTCCACCCCGCCCAGGACGATGGGCGCCGTATCCTTGAAATAGCGCCGCACCAGGTTGGTATAGGCGATGACGGCCCGATCCGGCCTGCGATCGTTGACGCCGCCGGGCGTGAAATCGTCCTGTTTGATCTTTTTGCCAAGGGCCGTGTAATTGGCCACCATGGAATCCACGCAGCCTGACGTTATTCCCCAAAACAATCTTGGGGCGCCCAAACGGGAAATGTCCTCCCCGGAGTCCATGTCCGGCTGGGCGATAATCCCCACCCGGTATCCGGCGTTTTGGAGCACCCGCCCGATCACCGCGGCGCCGGAGTAGGACGAGTCAATATAGGCGTCGCCCGAGACCAGGATCACGTCCAAACGGTCCCAGCCCCAGCTTTTAAGCTCCTGTTTGGTTGTGGGGAGAAACATAAACAAATAGCCTTTTCTATAAAAGAGCGGGATCCATGGCAGATCAAAACCCCGCAACGATATTCAGGCTATATTATTCGCAGGCCCTTTGCAATATAAACACCGCCTCCTCCACGTCAAACCTGCCGTCGGCGCCAAGGGCGTTGTCGCGGTTGATCGTCCCGCCCGGATCGTTGTTGGTTGCTATCTGTAGAATGCGGATGGCGTCGGCAAGGTTGGCTGATCCGTCGCCGTTCAAATCGCAGCCGCCTTTGCCCGGACAGGCGTCGCCGATCCCGTCATTGTCTGCGTCCTGCTGGCTAAAATTGGGAGTGAAGGGGCAATTGTCGCACAGGTCGCCTACGCCGTCGTCATCCTGGTCCGAAAAAATCTTGAATGGCGAAGCCCCGTCCAGCACGGCCAGGGGATTGGGATGCGCGTCATAATCCGTAGTTCCAATGCCAAGCTGGCCGTACATGTTGTTTCCCATGGAGCGCACCTGACCGTCATCCAGGAGCAGCAGGGACATATTTCGACCGCCTGCGGCGGCCAAGACCTTGCCCGGCGCCAAAACCCGGACGGGAGTCTTTCGCTCCAAGGCGCTTCCGTCCCCCAGGGTCCCGGTGCTATTGTAACCGCAAGCCCAGGCGGATCCATCGGCGGCGACGGCGAAACTATGCCATAGCCCGGCGGATATGCTGACGATGTTGGATACAGGCCCGCCCATTTTTATGGGGGTGGAAAGATCCTGGTAATCCCCCTGGCCTAAAACCCCATTGCCGCCGTATCCCCACACCCAGACACGGCCTTGGGAATCCAGGGCCATGGCGTGCTGATAGCCTGCGGAGATCGCCGTGATATCAGAAAGTACGGAACTGGCCTGCGCCGGGAAGGGCCTGGGGGTATTGGTTCCGTCTCCAAGCTGCCCCCGTCCATTGGCGCCCCACGCCCAGATGGAACCGTTTTCAGCCAGAGCCATGGAAAAATCATAGCCTGCGGCGACGCCCTTTACTATGGGAAGCGTTCCCGATACCAACCCCGGCTTGCTGCGCTGTGTAATGCCGGAAATTCCCAAAGCGTCCCCCTCGTTCTTGCCCCAGGACCACACCCTGCCTTGGGCATCCACGGCCAGGCCGTGGTTGTATCCCGCCGCTATGGCCGTACAGCCTGACAGGACGGAGTTCACGCGGCCTGGAATATTTTTCTTATCTGGCTCCGGGTCCGCGCCGCGTCCCAGCTTGTAATAATCGTTAGAGCCCCAGGTCCACACCTGGCCGTTACCGTCCAGAGCCATGCCAAAGCTCTTTCCGGCTGCGATTTTTCGCACATCGGACAAGACTCCGTCGCCCGCCATGGAGGGGCCAGTTTGTTGAGTGTTACTGCTTCCATTCCCTATCTGACCGTAATGGCCGAAACCCCAGCACCAGACCCGTCCTGCATGATCCAAAGCCAGAGAAAAATACTCGCCGCAGGCGATCATGGGCTCGGGATTTCCGCAGCCTGTTAGGCCGGGAGTGGTTTTAAACGGGTCGGAAGGGCATAGATCCTCTGCCAAAGAAATATTTGCTTGAGTGAAAATTGTAAATAACAATATGAAAATAAAGGAAAAATAATGTTTGAAAAAAATGGCGCAAAAAGGCCTTGGCCTGATCCGGTCTACTAAGGCGGTCATGAAGTAACTCCTGAGCTGGTTTTTATTGGCGTGACAATTTAGAACAATGCGAATCCTGCGACCCCGGCTCAGAAGATCCCCTCGATCTCCATCAAAGAACTGGCGCTTTACGTCAGGATAAACCACATCCTGTGATGCTAAATTTGCCTCGTGCAATAAATCGGGACCATGCGGATTTGTCAAGGATGGGCGGAATAGCGTCTAACAACGGACTTTGTATGGCGCCAGGAGAATGTTTTTTAGATGTGGATTGTACCTGGATTTGTTTGCTGATTAGAAATACCAGGTGCAAAGCAGATAGGCCTTGACCGGCGAGCCCATGGACTTGCCGCTGAAAGGCTCGTCCAGGCCGCCGAACTCGGTATTGCCGGACCCGGCGGGTATGTCGGTCCCGACCAGGATATTCAGGGAGGACAGGGCGTCCCACGAGATTCTCGGCTGAATCAATAAAGAACCGTCGTCCAGGTTGACGATGGTGGAAAGAAACAGGTTCACTAAAGGATGGGCCTCAAACTGCAGTTGCCCAGAGGCGTACCACCTGCCCAGGGTGAACATTTCTCCTCGATCCAGCC is a genomic window containing:
- a CDS encoding thrombospondin type 3 repeat-containing protein, whose translation is MAEDLCPSDPFKTTPGLTGCGNPEPMIACGEYFSLALDHAGRVWCWGFGHYGQIGNGSSNTQQTGPSMAGDGVLSDVRKIAAGKSFGMALDGNGQVWTWGSNDYYKLGRGADPEPDKKNIPGRVNSVLSGCTAIAAGYNHGLAVDAQGRVWSWGKNEGDALGISGITQRSKPGLVSGTLPIVKGVAAGYDFSMALAENGSIWAWGANGRGQLGDGTNTPRPFPAQASSVLSDITAISAGYQHAMALDSQGRVWVWGYGGNGVLGQGDYQDLSTPIKMGGPVSNIVSISAGLWHSFAVAADGSAWACGYNSTGTLGDGSALERKTPVRVLAPGKVLAAAGGRNMSLLLLDDGQVRSMGNNMYGQLGIGTTDYDAHPNPLAVLDGASPFKIFSDQDDDGVGDLCDNCPFTPNFSQQDADNDGIGDACPGKGGCDLNGDGSANLADAIRILQIATNNDPGGTINRDNALGADGRFDVEEAVFILQRACE